A genome region from Salvia splendens isolate huo1 chromosome 19, SspV2, whole genome shotgun sequence includes the following:
- the LOC121779972 gene encoding eukaryotic initiation factor 4A-2-like: MAGMAPEGSQFDARHFDAKMTELLGTDGGEEFFTSYDEVYDSFDAMGLQENLLRGIYAYGFEKPSAIQQRGIVPFCKGLDVIQQAQSGTGKTATFCSGILQQLDYNVVECQALVLAPTRELAQQIEKVMRALGDYLGVKVHACVGGTSVREDQRILSSGVHVVVGTPGRVFDMLRRQSLRPDYIKMFVLDEADEMLSRGFKDQIYDIFQLLPPKIQVGVFSATMPPEALEITRKFMNKPVRILVKRDELTLEGIKQFYVNVDKEEWKLETLCDLYETLAITQSVIFVNTRRKVDWLTDKMRSRDHTVSATHGDMDQNTRDIIMREFRSGSSRVLITTDLLARGIDVQQVSLVINYDLPTQPENYLHRIGRSGRFGRKGVAINFVTKDDERMLFDIQKFYNVVVEELPANVADLL; the protein is encoded by the exons GGTTTACGATAGCTTTGATGCTATGGGCTTGCAGGAGAATCTACTTAGGGGCATCTATGCCTACG GTTTTGAGAAGCCCTCTGCGATCCAGCAAAGAGGGATTGTTCCTTTCTGCAAGGGGCTGGATGTGATTCAGCAAGCTCAATCTGGGACTGGAAAAACTGCAACCTTCTGCTCTGGGATTCTGCAGCAGCTGGACTACAATGTGGTTGAATGCCAGGCTTTAGTTCTGGCACCCACTCGTGAGCTTGCTCAGCAAATCGAGAAGGTCATGAGAGCACTCGGTGATTACCTTGGTGTTAAGGTTCATGCTTGTGTCGGAGGTACCAGTGTTCGTGAAGATCAGCGTATTCTCTCTAGTGGAGTTCATGTTGTTGTCGGCACTCCTGGTCGTGTTTTTGACATGCTGAGAAGGCAGTCACTGCGCCCTGATTACATTAAGATGTTTGTTTTGGATGAAGCTGATGAAATGCTTTCCCGGGGTTTCAAGGACCAG ATATATGATATCTTCCAGTTGCTGCCACCTAAGATTCAAGTTGGTGTGTTCTCTGCAACCATGCCCCCAGAGGCCCTGGAAATCACAAGGAAGTTTATGAACAAGCCTGTCCGCATTCTTGTGAAACGTGACGAGCTAACACTCGAGGGTATCAAGCAGTTTTATGTCAATGTTGACAAGGAAGAGTGGAAACTTGAAACCCTGTGTGATCTGTATGAGACATTGGCTATCACCCAGAGCGTCATCTTCGTTAATACTAGGCGTAAGGTTGACTGGCTCACTGACAAAATGCGCAGCCGTGACCATACAGTCTCTGCCACCCACGGTGACATGGACCAGAACACTAGAGATATCATCATGAGAGAATTCAGATCTGGTTCTTCCCGAGTCCTCATCACCACTGATCTGCTGGCCCGTGGTATTGATGTCCAGCAAGTCTCCCTTGTCATCAACTATGATTTACCGACTCAACCTGAGAACTACCTGCATCGTATTGGACGAAGTGGGCGATTTGGAAGGAAGGGTGTGGCCATAAACTTTGTTACCAAAGATGACGAACGCATGCTTTTTGACATCCAGAAGTTCTACAATGTTGTAGTTGAGGAGCTGCCGGCGAATGTTGCCGACCTCCTGTAA
- the LOC121778357 gene encoding probable magnesium transporter NIPA9 isoform X1 — MWESICLTIAATAGNSIGKVLQKKGTLILPPLSFKLKVIRAYASNSPWIIGFLMDIFGAILMLLALSQAPVSVIQPVSGCGLAILSVFSHFYLKEFMNAIDWIGIALAGIGTIGVGAGGEEQNSPSISIMYLPWLAFVVVLVFVLLNGWLRVYRRQRREQELMQYEVVEEIIYGLESGILFGIASVISKMGFLFLEQGSSKLLLPVCVSISITCSASGFIYQTRGLKHGRAIVVSTCAAVASIMTGVLSGMFALGEQLPSAPTSRLLLLLGWLFIILGVILLVSSSRLMQHLRRPWRRFTRGGIERSFVQRQGSSARARNTIPSTVIQASTLHHLIPPPAKAKA, encoded by the exons ATGTGGGAATCAATTTGCTTAACGATTGCGGCTACAGCCGGAAACAGCATTGGCAAAGTGCTCCAGAAAAAGGGCACCCTAATTCTCCCACCTCTCTCCTTCAAGCTCAAG GTGATAAGAGCATATGCTTCTAACAGTCCTTGGATAATTGGATTCTTGATGGATATTTTTGGGGCCATCTTGATGTTGCTCGCACTATCTCAGGCTCCT GTATCGGTGATTCAACCTGTTTCTGGCTGCGGACTTGCCATTCTCTCAGTGTTTTCTCATTTTTATCTAAAAGAGTTCATGAATGCCATCGACTGGATCGGAATTGCTTTGGCTGGTATTGGCACTATAG GTGTTGGTGCTGGAGGAGAAGAACAAAATTCACCATCCATCTCAATTATGTATTTACCATGGCTGGCATTTGTTGTAGTGCTCGTGTTT GTTCTTCTTAATGGATGGCTTCGTGTGTATAGACGGCAAAGAAGAGAACAAGAGTTG ATGCAATACGAAGTGGTCGAGGAAATCATTTATGGCTTGGAGTCCGGAATCCTATTCGG GATTGCATCTGTAATATCAAAGATGGGATTCTTGTTCTTGGAGCAAGGATCTTCCAAGTTATTGCTTCCCGTTTGTGTCTCGATCAGCATAACGTGCAGTGCCTCTGGATTTATTTACCAG ACCCGTGGTTTGAAGCACGGAAGAGCAATCGTCGTGTCCACGTGTGCAGCTGTTGCCTCGATCATGACTGGTGTGCTTTCCGGCATGTTTGCACTTGGCGAACAGCTGCCTTCGGCCCCCACATCTCGCCTATTGCTTCTCCTCGGATG GCTCTTCATCATCCTCGGAGTGATCCTGCTGGTATCTTCGTCAAGGTTGATGCAACACCTCCGGAGGCCGTGGAGACGCTTCACACGAGGCGGGATCGAGAGGAGTTTCGTCCAAAGGCAGGGGAGCTCGGCCCGTGCAAGGAACACAATCCCGAGCACCGTGATCCAAGCGAGCACGCTGCATCATTTGATACCGCCCCCTGCGAAAGCGAAAGCTTGA
- the LOC121778357 gene encoding probable magnesium transporter NIPA9 isoform X2, producing the protein MERNCHCMLVIRAYASNSPWIIGFLMDIFGAILMLLALSQAPVSVIQPVSGCGLAILSVFSHFYLKEFMNAIDWIGIALAGIGTIGVGAGGEEQNSPSISIMYLPWLAFVVVLVFVLLNGWLRVYRRQRREQELMQYEVVEEIIYGLESGILFGIASVISKMGFLFLEQGSSKLLLPVCVSISITCSASGFIYQTRGLKHGRAIVVSTCAAVASIMTGVLSGMFALGEQLPSAPTSRLLLLLGWLFIILGVILLVSSSRLMQHLRRPWRRFTRGGIERSFVQRQGSSARARNTIPSTVIQASTLHHLIPPPAKAKA; encoded by the exons atggaaagaaattgCCACTGTATGCTC GTGATAAGAGCATATGCTTCTAACAGTCCTTGGATAATTGGATTCTTGATGGATATTTTTGGGGCCATCTTGATGTTGCTCGCACTATCTCAGGCTCCT GTATCGGTGATTCAACCTGTTTCTGGCTGCGGACTTGCCATTCTCTCAGTGTTTTCTCATTTTTATCTAAAAGAGTTCATGAATGCCATCGACTGGATCGGAATTGCTTTGGCTGGTATTGGCACTATAG GTGTTGGTGCTGGAGGAGAAGAACAAAATTCACCATCCATCTCAATTATGTATTTACCATGGCTGGCATTTGTTGTAGTGCTCGTGTTT GTTCTTCTTAATGGATGGCTTCGTGTGTATAGACGGCAAAGAAGAGAACAAGAGTTG ATGCAATACGAAGTGGTCGAGGAAATCATTTATGGCTTGGAGTCCGGAATCCTATTCGG GATTGCATCTGTAATATCAAAGATGGGATTCTTGTTCTTGGAGCAAGGATCTTCCAAGTTATTGCTTCCCGTTTGTGTCTCGATCAGCATAACGTGCAGTGCCTCTGGATTTATTTACCAG ACCCGTGGTTTGAAGCACGGAAGAGCAATCGTCGTGTCCACGTGTGCAGCTGTTGCCTCGATCATGACTGGTGTGCTTTCCGGCATGTTTGCACTTGGCGAACAGCTGCCTTCGGCCCCCACATCTCGCCTATTGCTTCTCCTCGGATG GCTCTTCATCATCCTCGGAGTGATCCTGCTGGTATCTTCGTCAAGGTTGATGCAACACCTCCGGAGGCCGTGGAGACGCTTCACACGAGGCGGGATCGAGAGGAGTTTCGTCCAAAGGCAGGGGAGCTCGGCCCGTGCAAGGAACACAATCCCGAGCACCGTGATCCAAGCGAGCACGCTGCATCATTTGATACCGCCCCCTGCGAAAGCGAAAGCTTGA
- the LOC121779437 gene encoding uncharacterized protein LOC121779437, translating into MGRRKKSVVSYFCGVLFRKRPPAVEDDDSSEEYPDPSTASSDGVRGDGTMTPEDVAAKPCSPEQTPSLPMPPGNSHMRTVSCSHNLHHRRTSSGVSRLVSSMSVRVMGGSGGAAEKPSPRIRERARIFKHEDSVWKKTIILGERCRVPEDEDEDDVKLFDEKGNKIITYHPKSHSGLLQYSRQSTSLDADHDFRTNLKL; encoded by the exons ATGGGGAGAAGAAAAAAATCCGTAG TTTCATACTTTTGCGGCGTTCTTTTCCGCAAGAGACCGCCCGCAGTGGAGGATGACGACAGCAGCGAGGAATACCCAGATCCCTCCACCGCGAGCTCCGACGGCGTCCGCGGTGACGGCACCATGACGCCGGAGGATGTGGCCGCGAAGCCATGCAGCCCCGAGCAGACGCCGTCGCTGCCTATGCCGCCAGGAAACAGCCACATGCGGACGGTCTCCTGCAGCCATaacctccaccaccgccgcaCCAGTTCTGGAGTCTCGAGGCTCGTGTCGAGCATGAGCGTCCGAGTCATGGGCGGCAGTGGTGGGGCCGCGGAGAAGCCTTCTCCCCGGATAAGGGAGAGGGCGCGGATTTTCAAACACGAGGATTCGGTGTGGAAGAAGACGATAATATTAGGAGAGAGATGTAGGGTTCCCGAGGACGAGGACGAAGACGATGTTAAATTATTCGACGAGAAGGGGAATAAGATTATTACGTACCATCCCAAGTCGCATAGCGGATTGTTACAATATTCTAGGCAGAGTACATCTTTAGATGCAGACCATGATTTTCGGACAAACTTGAAGTTGTAG
- the LOC121778799 gene encoding rust resistance kinase Lr10-like isoform X2 has protein sequence MCSAVVIGSKSNYLLPVTRSPTYLLPALIVSIIICASRVFTFPLVVRLLIYKFRTRRLSLHEDIESFLQSDNNLAPIRYSYLDIKKMTKGFRDKLGQGGYGSVYKGKLRSGHDVAVKLLGKSGGKGQDFMNEIANIGRIHHVNVVKLVGYCAHGSKLALVFDFMTNGSLEKHLFNRENMKPLNWDTKFDIAVGVARGIEYLHRGCNIQILHFDIKPHNILLDDKFVPKISDFGLAKFCSTGKDTVSLTTARGTIGYVAPELINRSMGAVSYKADVYSFGMMLIDMVGLKRDLRGKNGHSSQYFPYWIYDCFEQGKDIEIEEAGYDDENESRESIVRKMTIVALWCILLSPNDRPSMNKVLEMLEGDVERLQIPSQSTQIGVSFDQTEITCSSDFV, from the exons ATGTGCAGTG CAGTCGTAATCGGGTCAAAGAGTAATTATCTACTTCCTG TGACCAGATCACCGACTTATCTACTGCCTG CCCTCATAGTAAGCATCATCATTTGCGCATCAAGGGTCTTCACCTTCCCTTTGGTGGTGCGGCTTTTGATTTACAAATTCCGAACAAGGCGTCTCTCCTTACATGAAGATATTGAATCATTTCTACAAAGTGACAACAATCTCGCCCCAATTAGGTACTCCTATTTAGACATTAAAAAAATGACCAAAGGTTTTCGAGATAAATTAGGTCAAGGAGGTTACGGTTCTGTTTACAAAGGCAAGCTCCGCAGCGGCCATGATGTTGCAGTCAAACTACTGGGGAAATCGGGAGGAAAAGGGCAGGACTTCATGAATGAAATCGCAAATATTGGAAGGATACACCATGTCAATGTTGTAAAACTAGTTGGGTACTGTGCACATGGCTCCAAACTTGCCCTTGTCTTTGATTTCATGACTAATGGATCTCTTGAAAAGCACCTCTTCAACCGAGAAAACATGAAGCCACTAAATTGGGACACGAAGTTTGATATTGCAGTTGGAGTTGCTCGTGGGATTGAGTATTTACATCGAGGTTGTAACATCCAGATTCTGCATTTTGACATCAAGCCGCATAACATACTTCTGGATGATAAATTCGTCCCCAAAATATCTGATTTCGGGCTAGCAAAGTTTTGCTCTACGGGTAAAGATACAGTGAGCTTGACTACTGCTAGAGGAACTATAGGGTATGTTGCTCCTGAACTAATCAACAGAAGTATGGGAGCAGTCTCTTATAAGGCTGATGTGTATAGTTTCGGGATGATGTTAATCGATATGGTGGGGTTAAAGAGAGACTTGAGAGGAAAGAACGGTCATTCCAGCCAGTATTTTCCATATTGGATATATGATTGTTTTGAGCAAGGGAAGGATATTGAAATCGAAGAAGCTGGGTATGACGATGAGAATgagagtagagagagtattgttagAAAGATGACAATAGTTGCATTGTGGTGTATATTGTTGAGCCCAAATGACCGTCCATCAATGAACAAGGTGTTAGAGATGTTGGAAGGTGATGTTGAACGTTTGCAAATTCCTTCTCAATCAACTCAAATAGGAGTTAGTTTTGATCAAACTGAAATTACATGTTCCTctgattttgtttaa
- the LOC121778799 gene encoding rust resistance kinase Lr10-like isoform X1 — MIPILLIIVGLLCAVVSPPVFTIIGFAAVSMLLYYKSALFFTVIQPVVIGSKSNYLLPVTRSPTYLLPALIVSIIICASRVFTFPLVVRLLIYKFRTRRLSLHEDIESFLQSDNNLAPIRYSYLDIKKMTKGFRDKLGQGGYGSVYKGKLRSGHDVAVKLLGKSGGKGQDFMNEIANIGRIHHVNVVKLVGYCAHGSKLALVFDFMTNGSLEKHLFNRENMKPLNWDTKFDIAVGVARGIEYLHRGCNIQILHFDIKPHNILLDDKFVPKISDFGLAKFCSTGKDTVSLTTARGTIGYVAPELINRSMGAVSYKADVYSFGMMLIDMVGLKRDLRGKNGHSSQYFPYWIYDCFEQGKDIEIEEAGYDDENESRESIVRKMTIVALWCILLSPNDRPSMNKVLEMLEGDVERLQIPSQSTQIGVSFDQTEITCSSDFV, encoded by the exons ATGATCCCGATTCTTCTGATAATTGTAG GTCTGTTATGTGCAGTGGTAAGCCCTCCTGTGTTCACCATCATTGGATTCGCAGCTGTATCAATGCTCTTATATTATAAATCAGCTCTCTTTTTCACCGTGATTCAAC CAGTCGTAATCGGGTCAAAGAGTAATTATCTACTTCCTG TGACCAGATCACCGACTTATCTACTGCCTG CCCTCATAGTAAGCATCATCATTTGCGCATCAAGGGTCTTCACCTTCCCTTTGGTGGTGCGGCTTTTGATTTACAAATTCCGAACAAGGCGTCTCTCCTTACATGAAGATATTGAATCATTTCTACAAAGTGACAACAATCTCGCCCCAATTAGGTACTCCTATTTAGACATTAAAAAAATGACCAAAGGTTTTCGAGATAAATTAGGTCAAGGAGGTTACGGTTCTGTTTACAAAGGCAAGCTCCGCAGCGGCCATGATGTTGCAGTCAAACTACTGGGGAAATCGGGAGGAAAAGGGCAGGACTTCATGAATGAAATCGCAAATATTGGAAGGATACACCATGTCAATGTTGTAAAACTAGTTGGGTACTGTGCACATGGCTCCAAACTTGCCCTTGTCTTTGATTTCATGACTAATGGATCTCTTGAAAAGCACCTCTTCAACCGAGAAAACATGAAGCCACTAAATTGGGACACGAAGTTTGATATTGCAGTTGGAGTTGCTCGTGGGATTGAGTATTTACATCGAGGTTGTAACATCCAGATTCTGCATTTTGACATCAAGCCGCATAACATACTTCTGGATGATAAATTCGTCCCCAAAATATCTGATTTCGGGCTAGCAAAGTTTTGCTCTACGGGTAAAGATACAGTGAGCTTGACTACTGCTAGAGGAACTATAGGGTATGTTGCTCCTGAACTAATCAACAGAAGTATGGGAGCAGTCTCTTATAAGGCTGATGTGTATAGTTTCGGGATGATGTTAATCGATATGGTGGGGTTAAAGAGAGACTTGAGAGGAAAGAACGGTCATTCCAGCCAGTATTTTCCATATTGGATATATGATTGTTTTGAGCAAGGGAAGGATATTGAAATCGAAGAAGCTGGGTATGACGATGAGAATgagagtagagagagtattgttagAAAGATGACAATAGTTGCATTGTGGTGTATATTGTTGAGCCCAAATGACCGTCCATCAATGAACAAGGTGTTAGAGATGTTGGAAGGTGATGTTGAACGTTTGCAAATTCCTTCTCAATCAACTCAAATAGGAGTTAGTTTTGATCAAACTGAAATTACATGTTCCTctgattttgtttaa
- the LOC121778799 gene encoding rust resistance kinase Lr10-like isoform X3, with product MCIHSKDLSFFHVFSALIVSIIICASRVFTFPLVVRLLIYKFRTRRLSLHEDIESFLQSDNNLAPIRYSYLDIKKMTKGFRDKLGQGGYGSVYKGKLRSGHDVAVKLLGKSGGKGQDFMNEIANIGRIHHVNVVKLVGYCAHGSKLALVFDFMTNGSLEKHLFNRENMKPLNWDTKFDIAVGVARGIEYLHRGCNIQILHFDIKPHNILLDDKFVPKISDFGLAKFCSTGKDTVSLTTARGTIGYVAPELINRSMGAVSYKADVYSFGMMLIDMVGLKRDLRGKNGHSSQYFPYWIYDCFEQGKDIEIEEAGYDDENESRESIVRKMTIVALWCILLSPNDRPSMNKVLEMLEGDVERLQIPSQSTQIGVSFDQTEITCSSDFV from the coding sequence ATGTGTATACATAGCAAAGATTTGAGTTTCTTCCACGTCTTCTCAGCCCTCATAGTAAGCATCATCATTTGCGCATCAAGGGTCTTCACCTTCCCTTTGGTGGTGCGGCTTTTGATTTACAAATTCCGAACAAGGCGTCTCTCCTTACATGAAGATATTGAATCATTTCTACAAAGTGACAACAATCTCGCCCCAATTAGGTACTCCTATTTAGACATTAAAAAAATGACCAAAGGTTTTCGAGATAAATTAGGTCAAGGAGGTTACGGTTCTGTTTACAAAGGCAAGCTCCGCAGCGGCCATGATGTTGCAGTCAAACTACTGGGGAAATCGGGAGGAAAAGGGCAGGACTTCATGAATGAAATCGCAAATATTGGAAGGATACACCATGTCAATGTTGTAAAACTAGTTGGGTACTGTGCACATGGCTCCAAACTTGCCCTTGTCTTTGATTTCATGACTAATGGATCTCTTGAAAAGCACCTCTTCAACCGAGAAAACATGAAGCCACTAAATTGGGACACGAAGTTTGATATTGCAGTTGGAGTTGCTCGTGGGATTGAGTATTTACATCGAGGTTGTAACATCCAGATTCTGCATTTTGACATCAAGCCGCATAACATACTTCTGGATGATAAATTCGTCCCCAAAATATCTGATTTCGGGCTAGCAAAGTTTTGCTCTACGGGTAAAGATACAGTGAGCTTGACTACTGCTAGAGGAACTATAGGGTATGTTGCTCCTGAACTAATCAACAGAAGTATGGGAGCAGTCTCTTATAAGGCTGATGTGTATAGTTTCGGGATGATGTTAATCGATATGGTGGGGTTAAAGAGAGACTTGAGAGGAAAGAACGGTCATTCCAGCCAGTATTTTCCATATTGGATATATGATTGTTTTGAGCAAGGGAAGGATATTGAAATCGAAGAAGCTGGGTATGACGATGAGAATgagagtagagagagtattgttagAAAGATGACAATAGTTGCATTGTGGTGTATATTGTTGAGCCCAAATGACCGTCCATCAATGAACAAGGTGTTAGAGATGTTGGAAGGTGATGTTGAACGTTTGCAAATTCCTTCTCAATCAACTCAAATAGGAGTTAGTTTTGATCAAACTGAAATTACATGTTCCTctgattttgtttaa
- the LOC121778388 gene encoding uncharacterized protein LOC121778388 produces the protein MITTHKLIIFLTTWFLSLHFFHSAEAKKCSPSACGAIRNISNPFRLNSDPIHCGSPNFELTCENNVTFIYLDSIKYYVKAINYYSSTIRLVDASINNDDICSFPIHSSYPYPYYTGVEWFVNFISCPGPMKNSSNIFINITQDCASNLSHPIFSYVFVGSMKTSKLPHMCTLDLIVQTSGSRFVDQNVSLLEIHQSLLDGLEINFCYNCNGKSTIWGFVVCCAAIIVCLTAALNPLVIITIGTGVGLALFFILIHSMYMVGEIRYLMFPSLITGIIIWVPRIIICPLIFWFLIYKFRRRRLSSFEGVESFLQSDNKLAPISSQIARKIWSKRARLH, from the exons ATGATCACAACTCATAAGCTCATCATCTTCCTCACCACTTGGTTTCTCTCACTCCATTTCTTCCATTCTGCTGAGGCAAAGAAATGCAGTCCTTCAGCCTGCGGTGCTATTCGCAATATCAGCAACCCTTTCCGCCTCAATAGCGACCCCATCCACTGCGGCTCTCCCAACTTTGAACTAACCTGCGAAAACAATGTCACCTTCATCTATCTAGACTCTATCAAATACTATGTCAAAGCAATCAACTACTATTCCTCCACCATCAGGCTGGTTGATGCTTCCATAAACAACGATGACATCTGCTCTTTCCCTATTCACTCCTCATATCCCTATCCATACTACACAGGTGTAGAATGGTTTGTTAACTTCATTAGCTGCCCCGGTCCGATGAAAAATTCATCCAATATCTTTATAAATATTACTCAAGATTGTGCCTCTAATTTATCTCATCCCATATTTAGTTATGTATTTGTTGGGAGCATGAAGACCTCAAAGTTACCACATATGTGTACATTAGATCTAATAGTCCAGACATCAGGGTCGAGATTCGTGGATCAGAATGTTTCACTATTAGAAATCCACCAATCTCTCTTGGATGGCTTAGAAATCAACTTCTGTTATAATTGCAATGGAAAATCTACAATATGGG GGTTTGTCGTGTGTTGTGCCGCAATTATAG TCTGTTTAACCGCAGCATTAAACCCCCTTGTCATCATAACTATCGGAACTGGAGTTGGATTAGCACTCTTCTTTATTCTCATCCACAGCA tGTATATGGTGGGTGAAATCCGGTACCTCATGTTCCCTT CTCTCATCACTGGAATCATTATCTGGGTACCTAG GATAATCATTTGTCCATTGATATTCTGGTTTTTGATCTACAAATTCCGAAGAAGGCGCTTGTCCTCATTCGAGGGAGTAGAGTCATTCCTACAAAGTGACAACAAGCTCGCTCCTATAAG CAGTCAAATTGCTCGGAAAATCTGGAGCAAACGGGCAAGACTTCATTAA